The region TTCCTGGGTGGCTGGTCGATTCCGTGGATCACCGACGCGGTCCTGATCGACTACATGTCGGGCGTCTTCGGTCCCAATATGGGCAACGTGCTCGCCATGATCATCCACGTGCTCGTGTTCTTCGGAAAGCTGATCGCGATGATCTTCTTCCAGATGCTGGTTCGCTGGAGCATGCCTCGCTTCCGCTACGACCAGGTCATGAACCTGGGTTGGAAGATCCTTCTGCCCCTTTCCCTCGTCAATATCGTCGTGACCGCACTGGCCATCCTCTTCATTCAGGAGATCGTCAGCTGATGGAAGTCGCGCTCTTCTGGATCTTTTCCATGACAGCCGTCGTTGCGGGCGTCGGTGTGGTGGCGAACGTCAGGAACACGATCAACGCCGCGCTGAGCCTGGTCGTGACGATGCTCGCGCTCGCGGGTCTCTATTTCCTTTTGCACGCAGAGTTCGTGGGCTTGATCCAGGTTCTGGTCTACGCCGGTGCGATCGTCGTTCTGTTTCTCTTCGTGATCATGCTGCTCAACCTGCGCGGCGGCGCCCTGGGAGGTGACTCGCAGCCGCTCATGAAGATTGCAGGCGGATTGCTGCTGGGCGCGGGGGCTTTCAAGCTCTCGATGATTCTCGCGGGGGCCCGCTCGAGTTTCCCCGAAGTGGATGCGAGTTATGGCACGACGCGTGCGGTAGCCGAGATCCTGTTCACCGACTACGTGCTCGTTTTCGAACTGGCCGGAGTGCTGCTTCTGGCGGGTATCGTGGCGGCGGTGGCGCTGGCCAAGAGGAGCCTGGACTGATGGGCGAGATCGCGGGCTGGCATTTTCAGATCGTTGCGGCGCTGCTCTTTTTGCTGGGCGTGCTCGGTGTGCTGGTGCGCCGCAACATCATCGTCATGTTCATGAGCATCGAACTGATGCTGAACGCGGCCAACCTCTCGCTCGTGGCTTTCGGCCGCGAACTCGGCGATTCATCCGGCCAGATCTTCGCCTTCATGGTCATGGTGGTTGCTGCAGTCGAGGTGGCGGTCGGACTCGCCGTCATCATCTCGCTGGTGCGCAACCGCGACACCGTAAACATCGAAGACGCCAGTCTCATGAGGTGGTAGCGGGTGGATCACGTCGACGATAGCCTGCGTTGGATTCCGCTACTGCCGCTGATCGCAGCGCTGCTCAGCGGTCTATGGCTGATGTTCGCAAAGGGCAATCTGCCGCGACCCGTGGTGATCGTGCTGGCCTGCGGCGCGCCCATCCTGGCCTTCGCCAAGTCGCTATGGGTCGTAAAGGATCTGGCGACCGGCTTTGAGCCCGGGCAGCGCTACCTGGTCGACAATGTCTACACGTGGATTTCCGCCGGGGATTTTCACGCCGAGTTGAGTTTCCTGCTCGACCCGCTCTCTGCTGTGATGATTCTGGTGGTCACCGGTGTCGGATCGCTGATCCACATCTACTCCGTCGGCTATATGGACGAAGATCACCGCGACGATCGCGGCTTCCAGCGCTTCTTCGTCTTCCTGAACCTGTTCACCTTCGCGATGCTCATGCTCGTGCTGGGCGACAATCTGCTCGTCATGTTCGTGGGCTGGGAAGGCGTGGGCGTCTGCTCCTATCTGCTGATCGGCTTCTGGTATCTGGAAGATCACAATGCGATGTGCGGGCAAAAGGCCTTCGTGGTCAATCGCATCGGCGATTTCGGTTTCCTTTTGGGCGTCTTCCTGTTGTTCTGGTCGTTTTCGGCCGCCGGTGTGCCCACCGTGGAGTTCCGGGAGATGGCGCTCAGCATCGGACTGCTCGAGGGCAAGACCG is a window of bacterium DNA encoding:
- a CDS encoding NADH-quinone oxidoreductase subunit J — protein: MEVALFWIFSMTAVVAGVGVVANVRNTINAALSLVVTMLALAGLYFLLHAEFVGLIQVLVYAGAIVVLFLFVIMLLNLRGGALGGDSQPLMKIAGGLLLGAGAFKLSMILAGARSSFPEVDASYGTTRAVAEILFTDYVLVFELAGVLLLAGIVAAVALAKRSLD
- the nuoK gene encoding NADH-quinone oxidoreductase subunit NuoK, translating into MGEIAGWHFQIVAALLFLLGVLGVLVRRNIIVMFMSIELMLNAANLSLVAFGRELGDSSGQIFAFMVMVVAAVEVAVGLAVIISLVRNRDTVNIEDASLMRW